From the Pseudarthrobacter sp. MM222 genome, one window contains:
- the sfnG gene encoding dimethylsulfone monooxygenase SfnG, producing MTEISNVARLSEPLKFAYWVPNVSGGLVVSTIEQRTSWDFDYNKKLARIAENSGFEYALSQTRYAASYGADKQHEATSFSLALLAATERLKVIAAVHPGMWHPGVLAKYIITADHISNGRAAVNIVSGWLKNEFTNFGLEWLEHDERYVRTEEFIKVLRGLWTEQDYSQSGKYYNITDFTLSPAPVDVPGRAHPEIFFGGNSTAAQATAGRVADWYFSNGKDLDGFRENIAGVVASAREAGRGTASPLSAPKFGLNGFVIARDSEKEARETLREIVAKAHKPAVEGFRDAVQEAGASTKDGKGMWSDSSFEDLIQYNDGFKTQLIGTPEQIAERIVEYKKIGVNLMLTCYLHFQEEVAAFGQDILPIVRELEADLARKHGTELDLTGTPVANTEVAA from the coding sequence ATGACTGAGATCAGCAACGTCGCCCGCCTTTCTGAACCGCTCAAATTCGCCTACTGGGTTCCGAACGTCTCCGGCGGCCTGGTGGTATCCACGATCGAACAGCGCACCAGCTGGGACTTCGACTACAACAAGAAGCTCGCGCGGATCGCTGAGAACTCCGGCTTCGAGTACGCGCTGTCCCAGACGCGCTACGCCGCCTCCTACGGCGCGGACAAGCAGCACGAGGCGACCTCCTTCAGCCTGGCGCTGCTGGCCGCAACCGAGCGGCTGAAGGTTATTGCCGCCGTCCACCCTGGCATGTGGCACCCCGGGGTGCTGGCGAAGTACATCATCACGGCGGACCACATCTCCAACGGCCGCGCAGCCGTGAACATCGTCTCCGGCTGGCTAAAGAACGAGTTCACCAACTTCGGCCTGGAGTGGCTGGAACACGACGAACGCTACGTCCGCACCGAGGAATTCATCAAGGTCCTCCGCGGGCTGTGGACCGAGCAGGACTACAGCCAGTCCGGCAAGTACTACAACATCACCGACTTCACCCTGAGCCCGGCACCGGTGGACGTCCCCGGCCGCGCGCACCCGGAAATCTTCTTCGGCGGAAACTCCACCGCGGCCCAGGCTACGGCCGGCCGCGTGGCGGACTGGTACTTCTCCAACGGCAAGGACCTGGACGGCTTCCGGGAGAACATCGCCGGCGTCGTCGCGTCCGCACGCGAGGCGGGGCGCGGGACCGCCTCCCCCCTGTCCGCCCCGAAGTTCGGCCTCAACGGCTTCGTCATCGCACGGGATTCCGAGAAGGAAGCCCGCGAGACCCTCCGCGAGATCGTGGCGAAGGCGCACAAACCCGCCGTCGAGGGCTTCCGCGACGCAGTCCAGGAAGCCGGAGCGTCCACCAAGGACGGCAAGGGCATGTGGTCGGACTCCTCCTTCGAGGACCTCATCCAATACAACGACGGCTTCAAGACCCAGCTGATCGGTACCCCGGAGCAGATTGCCGAACGGATCGTCGAGTACAAGAAGATCGGCGTGAACCTGATGCTGACCTGCTACCTGCACTTCCAGGAGGAGGTTGCCGCGTTCGGCCAGGACATCCTGCCGATCGTCCGCGAACTCGAGGCGGACCTGGCCCGCAAGCACGGCACTGAGCTGGACCTCACCGGCACCCCGGTTGCGAACACGGAGGTGGCAGCGTAA